In the Phaseolus vulgaris cultivar G19833 chromosome 7, P. vulgaris v2.0, whole genome shotgun sequence genome, one interval contains:
- the LOC137830057 gene encoding topless-related protein 3-like isoform X2: MSSLSRELVFLILQFLEEEKFKESVHKLEKESGFFFNMKYFEEKVQAGEWEEVEKYLSGFTKVDDNRYSMKIFFEIRKQKYLEALDRQDKAKAVEILAGDLKMFSTFNEELYKEITQLLTLNNFRENEQLSKYGDTKTARSIMLIELKKLIEANPLFRDKLIFPTLKSSRLRTLINQSEFISAPYQCSLNWQHQLCKNPRPNPDIKTLFTDHTCAPPNGPLAPTPVNLPIAAVAKPAAYTSLGAHGPFPPAAATANANALAGWMANASASSSVQAAIVTASTIPVPQSQVSILKRPRTPPATSAMVDYQNTDHEPLMKRLRSGHSVEEVSYPLARQASWSLDDLPRTVTMTLHQGSSVKSMDFHPSHHTLLLVGSNNGEITLWELSLREKLVSKPFKIWDVSACSLPFQAAAAAAKDAPISVSRVTWSPDGSFVGIAFTKHLIHLYAYTGSNELTQRIEVDAHVGGVNDLAFAHPNKQLCIVTCGDDKLIKVWDLNGRKLFSFEGHEAPVYSICPHHKESIQFIFSTAIDGKIKAWLYDNMGSRVDYDAPGNWCTTMLYSADGTRLFSCGTSEDGESFLVEWNESEGAIKRTYNGFRKKSAGVVQFDTTQNRFLAAGEDGQVKFWDMDNVNLVISTDANGGLQSLPRLRFNKEGNILAVTTVDNGFKILANASGLRSLRTIETPGFEALRSPLESTAIKVSGSSTVNVSPVNCKVERSSPVRPSPILNGVDPMGRSVEKPRTVEDVIERATKPWQLSEILDPVQCRSVTMPESTDSSSKVVRLLYTNSGVGILALGSNGTQKLWKWARNEQNPTGKATANVVPQHWQPNSGLLMTNDISGVNLEEAVPCIALSKNDSYVLSACGGKVSLFNMMTFKVMTTFMPPPPASTFLAFHPQDNNIIAIGMEDSTIHIYNVRVDEVKSKLKGHQKRITGLAFSTNLNILVSSGADAQLCVWSIDTWEKRKSIPIQLPAGKAPVGDTRVQFHSDQLRLLVVHETQLAIYDASKMERIRQWVPQDVLHAPISYAAYSCNSQLIYATFCDANIGVFDADSLRLRCRIAPSICLSPAALNGSPSLYPLVVAAHPLEPNQFAVGLTDGSVKVIEPSESEGKWGSSPPMDNGIMNGRTASSSTTSNHTADQAQR, encoded by the exons ATGTCTTCTCTGAGCAGAGAATTGGTGTTTCTCATACTTCAGTTTTTGGAGGAAGAGAAATTCAAAGAATCTGTACACAA GCTTGAGAAAGAATCTGGATTCTTTTTCAATATGAAGTACTTTGAGGAAAAAGTGCAGGCTGGTGAGTGGGAAGAGGTTGAGAAGTATTTATCTGGGTTTACCAAAGTTGATGATAATAGATACTCAATGAAAATATTCTTTGAAATTAGGAAACAAAAATATCTGGAAGCACTTGATCG gcAAGACAAGGCAAAGGCTGTTGAGATATTAGCTGGTGATTTAAAAATGTTCTCCACCTTCAATGAGGAGCTGTACAAAGAAATAACGCAGTTATTAACTCTTAATAATTTCAg GGAGAACGAGCAGCTGTCCAAGTACGGCGACACCAAAACTGCTCGAAGCATTATGCTGATAGAGCTGAAAAAACTCATAGAGGCAAATCCTCTTTTCCGTGATAAGCTTATCTTCCCCACCCTTAAGTCATCAAGACTGAGAACTTTAATCAATCAAAG cgaATTTATATCTGCACCCTATCAATGCAGTCTAAACTGGCAGCACCAGCTCTGCAAAAACCCAAGGCCAAATCCAGATATTAAGACTTTATTCACAGATCACACATGTGCACCTCCAAATGGTCCTCTGGCACCTACACCCGTCAATCTTCCAATTGCTGCAGTTGCAAAGCCCGCTGCTTATACTTCTCTTGGAGCTCACGGT cCCTTCCCACCAGCTGCTGCAACGGCCAATGCTAATGCTTTGGCTGGTTGGATGGCCAATGCCTCAGCTTCATCATCTGTCCAAGCAGCTATTGTCACGGCATCAACCATACCTGTCCCACAGAGTCAAG TGTCTATCTTGAAACGTCCTAGAACACCTCCTGCAACTTCTGCCATGGTTGATTATCAGAATACTGATCATGAACCACTAATGAAAAGGCTTCGTTCTGGTCATTCTGTAGAGGAG GTTTCTTATCCCTTGGCTCGACAAGCCTCTTGGTCACTGGATGATCTGCCAAGAACTGTGACTATGACATTGCATCAAGGATCCTCTGTGAAAAGCATGGATTTTCATCCTTCTCATCATACCTTACTTCTTG TTGGTTCAAACAATGGAGAAATTACCCTCTGGGAACTCAGTTTGCGAGAAAAGTTGGTCTCAAAGCCATTCAAAATATGGGATGTGTCTGCATGTTCATTACCATTTCAG gctgctgctgctgctgcgaAGGATGCACCTATTTCTGTCAGTCGGGTCACATGGAGCCCTGATGGAAGTTTTGTAG GTATTGCTTTTACTAAACATTTGATTCACCTGTATGCTTACACCGGATCAAATGAGCTAACCCAGCGTATAGag GTTGATGCTCATGTTGGGGGTGTGAATGACTTGGCATTTGCTCATCCAAACAAACAGCTGTGTATTGTGACTTGTGGGGATGATAAGTTGATAAAG GTATGGGATTTAAATGGACGCAAACTGTTCAGCTTTGAGGGGCACGAGGCACCTGTATATTCCATCTGTCCCCATCACAAAGAGAGCATTCAG TTCATATTTTCAACTGCCATTGATGGGAAAATAAAGGCATGGTTATACGACAACATGGGTTCTAGGGTTGACTATGATGCCCCTGGCAACTGGTGCACCACAATGCTTTATAGTGCTGATGGAACTAG GTTATTTTCTTGTGGGACAAGTGAAGATGGAGAGTCTTTTCTTGTTGAATGGAATGAAAGTGAAGGAGCCATCAAGAGAACATACAATGGGTTTAGAAAAAAATCTGCTGGCGTTGTGCAGTTTGACACAACCCAAAACCGCTTTTTGGCTGCAGGTGAAGATGGTCAAGTTAAGTTTTGGGACATGGACAATGTTAATCTTGTTATAAGTACTGATGCCAATGGAGGATTACAG AGCCTTCCACGGTTGAGATTCAACAAGGAAGGAAATATTCTGGCGGTTACTACAGTGGACAATGGATTCAAGATACTTGCTAATGCTTCTGGTCTTAGATCTTTAAGAACCATTGAAACTCCCGGATTTGAAGCATTGAGGTCACCCCTTGAATCAACTGCAATTAAG GTATCTGGCTCTTCTACTGTTAATGTTAGTCCTGTCAACTGTAAAGTGGAAAGAAGCTCCCCTGTCAGGCCTTCTCCAATTCTT AATGGAGTTGATCCCATGGGCCGAAGTGTGGAAAAACCAAGAACTGTGGAAGATGTAATAGAGAGAGCTACTAAACCATGGCAACTATCTGAAATTCTGGATCCTGTCCAATGTCGGTCAGTTACCATGCCTGAAAGCACAGATTCATCCAGCAAG GTTGTTAGACTTTTATATACAAACTCTGGCGTTGGTATTTTAGCACTTGGTTCAAATGGTACCCAGAAGCTTTGGAAATGGGCTCGCAATGAACAGAATCCTACTGGGAAG GCTACAGCCAATGTTGTTCCACAGCATTGGCAACCCAACAGTGGTCTTCTTATGACTAATGATATATCGGGTGTCAACCTTGAAGAAGCAGTCCCTTGCATTGCACTCTCAAAAAATGACTCATACGTTTTGTCTGCTTGTGGTGGAAAGGTTTCCCTATTTAACATGATGACATTCAAG GTAATGACAACATTCATGCCACCACCTCCTGCTTCTACCTTCTTAGCTTTCCATCCCCAGGATAACAACATTATCGCCATTGGGATGGAGGATTCAACCATTCATATCTATAATGTCAGAGTGGACGAG GTGAAATCAAAATTGAAGGGTCACCAGAAGCGTATTACTGGTTTAGCTTTTTCAACCAATCTTAACATACTGGTTTCATCTGGTGCTGATGCTCAA CTTTGTGTATGGAGCATTGATACATGGGAGAAAAGAAAATCAATTCCAATACAACTACCCGCAGGAAAGGCACCTGTTGGTGATACACGAGTACAGTTCCATTCTGATCAACTTCGTTTGTTGGTAGTCCATGAGACTCAGTTGGCAATATATGATGCTTCTAAGATGGAACGGATTCGGCAG TGGGTACCCCAAGATGTGCTGCATGCCCCAATATCATATGCAGCCTATTCCTGCAACAGTCAGTTAATTTATGCTACATTTTGTGATGCCAACATTGGTGTGTTTGATGCTGATAGCTTGAGGCTTAGATGTCGAATTGCACCGTCAATATGCTTGTCACCGGCAGCTTTAAATGG AAGTCCATCTTTGTACCCTCTTGTGGTCGCCGCACATCCACTAGAACCTAATCAGTTTGCTGTTGGTTTGACGGATGGATCTGTGAAAGTGATAGAACCAAGTGAATCAGAGGGTAAGTGGGGATCCTCCCCACCTATGGACAATGGAATAATGAATGGTAGAACAGCATCATCATCTACAACAAGCAACCACACTGCTGATCAGGCTCAAAGATGA
- the LOC137830057 gene encoding topless-related protein 3-like isoform X3 — protein MSSLSRELVFLILQFLEEEKFKESVHKLEKESGFFFNMKYFEEKVQAGEWEEVEKYLSGFTKVDDNRYSMKIFFEIRKQKYLEALDRQDKAKAVEILAGDLKMFSTFNEELYKEITQLLTLNNFRENEQLSKYGDTKTARSIMLIELKKLIEANPLFRDKLIFPTLKSSRLRTLINQSLNWQHQLCKNPRPNPDIKTLFTDHTCAPPNGPLAPTPVNLPIAAVAKPAAYTSLGAHGPFPPAAATANANALAGWMANASASSSVQAAIVTASTIPVPQSQVSILKRPRTPPATSAMVDYQNTDHEPLMKRLRSGHSVEEVSYPLARQASWSLDDLPRTVTMTLHQGSSVKSMDFHPSHHTLLLVGSNNGEITLWELSLREKLVSKPFKIWDVSACSLPFQAAAAAAKDAPISVSRVTWSPDGSFVGIAFTKHLIHLYAYTGSNELTQRIEVDAHVGGVNDLAFAHPNKQLCIVTCGDDKLIKVWDLNGRKLFSFEGHEAPVYSICPHHKESIQFIFSTAIDGKIKAWLYDNMGSRVDYDAPGNWCTTMLYSADGTRLFSCGTSEDGESFLVEWNESEGAIKRTYNGFRKKSAGVVQFDTTQNRFLAAGEDGQVKFWDMDNVNLVISTDANGGLQSLPRLRFNKEGNILAVTTVDNGFKILANASGLRSLRTIETPGFEALRSPLESTAIKVSGSSTVNVSPVNCKVERSSPVRPSPILNGVDPMGRSVEKPRTVEDVIERATKPWQLSEILDPVQCRSVTMPESTDSSSKVVRLLYTNSGVGILALGSNGTQKLWKWARNEQNPTGKATANVVPQHWQPNSGLLMTNDISGVNLEEAVPCIALSKNDSYVLSACGGKVSLFNMMTFKVMTTFMPPPPASTFLAFHPQDNNIIAIGMEDSTIHIYNVRVDEVKSKLKGHQKRITGLAFSTNLNILVSSGADAQLCVWSIDTWEKRKSIPIQLPAGKAPVGDTRVQFHSDQLRLLVVHETQLAIYDASKMERIRQWVPQDVLHAPISYAAYSCNSQLIYATFCDANIGVFDADSLRLRCRIAPSICLSPAALNGSPSLYPLVVAAHPLEPNQFAVGLTDGSVKVIEPSESEGKWGSSPPMDNGIMNGRTASSSTTSNHTADQAQR, from the exons ATGTCTTCTCTGAGCAGAGAATTGGTGTTTCTCATACTTCAGTTTTTGGAGGAAGAGAAATTCAAAGAATCTGTACACAA GCTTGAGAAAGAATCTGGATTCTTTTTCAATATGAAGTACTTTGAGGAAAAAGTGCAGGCTGGTGAGTGGGAAGAGGTTGAGAAGTATTTATCTGGGTTTACCAAAGTTGATGATAATAGATACTCAATGAAAATATTCTTTGAAATTAGGAAACAAAAATATCTGGAAGCACTTGATCG gcAAGACAAGGCAAAGGCTGTTGAGATATTAGCTGGTGATTTAAAAATGTTCTCCACCTTCAATGAGGAGCTGTACAAAGAAATAACGCAGTTATTAACTCTTAATAATTTCAg GGAGAACGAGCAGCTGTCCAAGTACGGCGACACCAAAACTGCTCGAAGCATTATGCTGATAGAGCTGAAAAAACTCATAGAGGCAAATCCTCTTTTCCGTGATAAGCTTATCTTCCCCACCCTTAAGTCATCAAGACTGAGAACTTTAATCAATCAAAG TCTAAACTGGCAGCACCAGCTCTGCAAAAACCCAAGGCCAAATCCAGATATTAAGACTTTATTCACAGATCACACATGTGCACCTCCAAATGGTCCTCTGGCACCTACACCCGTCAATCTTCCAATTGCTGCAGTTGCAAAGCCCGCTGCTTATACTTCTCTTGGAGCTCACGGT cCCTTCCCACCAGCTGCTGCAACGGCCAATGCTAATGCTTTGGCTGGTTGGATGGCCAATGCCTCAGCTTCATCATCTGTCCAAGCAGCTATTGTCACGGCATCAACCATACCTGTCCCACAGAGTCAAG TGTCTATCTTGAAACGTCCTAGAACACCTCCTGCAACTTCTGCCATGGTTGATTATCAGAATACTGATCATGAACCACTAATGAAAAGGCTTCGTTCTGGTCATTCTGTAGAGGAG GTTTCTTATCCCTTGGCTCGACAAGCCTCTTGGTCACTGGATGATCTGCCAAGAACTGTGACTATGACATTGCATCAAGGATCCTCTGTGAAAAGCATGGATTTTCATCCTTCTCATCATACCTTACTTCTTG TTGGTTCAAACAATGGAGAAATTACCCTCTGGGAACTCAGTTTGCGAGAAAAGTTGGTCTCAAAGCCATTCAAAATATGGGATGTGTCTGCATGTTCATTACCATTTCAG gctgctgctgctgctgcgaAGGATGCACCTATTTCTGTCAGTCGGGTCACATGGAGCCCTGATGGAAGTTTTGTAG GTATTGCTTTTACTAAACATTTGATTCACCTGTATGCTTACACCGGATCAAATGAGCTAACCCAGCGTATAGag GTTGATGCTCATGTTGGGGGTGTGAATGACTTGGCATTTGCTCATCCAAACAAACAGCTGTGTATTGTGACTTGTGGGGATGATAAGTTGATAAAG GTATGGGATTTAAATGGACGCAAACTGTTCAGCTTTGAGGGGCACGAGGCACCTGTATATTCCATCTGTCCCCATCACAAAGAGAGCATTCAG TTCATATTTTCAACTGCCATTGATGGGAAAATAAAGGCATGGTTATACGACAACATGGGTTCTAGGGTTGACTATGATGCCCCTGGCAACTGGTGCACCACAATGCTTTATAGTGCTGATGGAACTAG GTTATTTTCTTGTGGGACAAGTGAAGATGGAGAGTCTTTTCTTGTTGAATGGAATGAAAGTGAAGGAGCCATCAAGAGAACATACAATGGGTTTAGAAAAAAATCTGCTGGCGTTGTGCAGTTTGACACAACCCAAAACCGCTTTTTGGCTGCAGGTGAAGATGGTCAAGTTAAGTTTTGGGACATGGACAATGTTAATCTTGTTATAAGTACTGATGCCAATGGAGGATTACAG AGCCTTCCACGGTTGAGATTCAACAAGGAAGGAAATATTCTGGCGGTTACTACAGTGGACAATGGATTCAAGATACTTGCTAATGCTTCTGGTCTTAGATCTTTAAGAACCATTGAAACTCCCGGATTTGAAGCATTGAGGTCACCCCTTGAATCAACTGCAATTAAG GTATCTGGCTCTTCTACTGTTAATGTTAGTCCTGTCAACTGTAAAGTGGAAAGAAGCTCCCCTGTCAGGCCTTCTCCAATTCTT AATGGAGTTGATCCCATGGGCCGAAGTGTGGAAAAACCAAGAACTGTGGAAGATGTAATAGAGAGAGCTACTAAACCATGGCAACTATCTGAAATTCTGGATCCTGTCCAATGTCGGTCAGTTACCATGCCTGAAAGCACAGATTCATCCAGCAAG GTTGTTAGACTTTTATATACAAACTCTGGCGTTGGTATTTTAGCACTTGGTTCAAATGGTACCCAGAAGCTTTGGAAATGGGCTCGCAATGAACAGAATCCTACTGGGAAG GCTACAGCCAATGTTGTTCCACAGCATTGGCAACCCAACAGTGGTCTTCTTATGACTAATGATATATCGGGTGTCAACCTTGAAGAAGCAGTCCCTTGCATTGCACTCTCAAAAAATGACTCATACGTTTTGTCTGCTTGTGGTGGAAAGGTTTCCCTATTTAACATGATGACATTCAAG GTAATGACAACATTCATGCCACCACCTCCTGCTTCTACCTTCTTAGCTTTCCATCCCCAGGATAACAACATTATCGCCATTGGGATGGAGGATTCAACCATTCATATCTATAATGTCAGAGTGGACGAG GTGAAATCAAAATTGAAGGGTCACCAGAAGCGTATTACTGGTTTAGCTTTTTCAACCAATCTTAACATACTGGTTTCATCTGGTGCTGATGCTCAA CTTTGTGTATGGAGCATTGATACATGGGAGAAAAGAAAATCAATTCCAATACAACTACCCGCAGGAAAGGCACCTGTTGGTGATACACGAGTACAGTTCCATTCTGATCAACTTCGTTTGTTGGTAGTCCATGAGACTCAGTTGGCAATATATGATGCTTCTAAGATGGAACGGATTCGGCAG TGGGTACCCCAAGATGTGCTGCATGCCCCAATATCATATGCAGCCTATTCCTGCAACAGTCAGTTAATTTATGCTACATTTTGTGATGCCAACATTGGTGTGTTTGATGCTGATAGCTTGAGGCTTAGATGTCGAATTGCACCGTCAATATGCTTGTCACCGGCAGCTTTAAATGG AAGTCCATCTTTGTACCCTCTTGTGGTCGCCGCACATCCACTAGAACCTAATCAGTTTGCTGTTGGTTTGACGGATGGATCTGTGAAAGTGATAGAACCAAGTGAATCAGAGGGTAAGTGGGGATCCTCCCCACCTATGGACAATGGAATAATGAATGGTAGAACAGCATCATCATCTACAACAAGCAACCACACTGCTGATCAGGCTCAAAGATGA
- the LOC137830057 gene encoding topless-related protein 3-like isoform X1, translated as MSSLSRELVFLILQFLEEEKFKESVHKLEKESGFFFNMKYFEEKVQAGEWEEVEKYLSGFTKVDDNRYSMKIFFEIRKQKYLEALDRQDKAKAVEILAGDLKMFSTFNEELYKEITQLLTLNNFRENEQLSKYGDTKTARSIMLIELKKLIEANPLFRDKLIFPTLKSSRLRTLINQSLNWQHQLCKNPRPNPDIKTLFTDHTCAPPNGPLAPTPVNLPIAAVAKPAAYTSLGAHGPFPPAAATANANALAGWMANASASSSVQAAIVTASTIPVPQSQVSILKRPRTPPATSAMVDYQNTDHEPLMKRLRSGHSVEEVSYPLARQASWSLDDLPRTVTMTLHQGSSVKSMDFHPSHHTLLLVGSNNGEITLWELSLREKLVSKPFKIWDVSACSLPFQAAAAAAKDAPISVSRVTWSPDGSFVGTEHYVSKTIFEAVSKYLTGCFSVGIAFTKHLIHLYAYTGSNELTQRIEVDAHVGGVNDLAFAHPNKQLCIVTCGDDKLIKVWDLNGRKLFSFEGHEAPVYSICPHHKESIQFIFSTAIDGKIKAWLYDNMGSRVDYDAPGNWCTTMLYSADGTRLFSCGTSEDGESFLVEWNESEGAIKRTYNGFRKKSAGVVQFDTTQNRFLAAGEDGQVKFWDMDNVNLVISTDANGGLQSLPRLRFNKEGNILAVTTVDNGFKILANASGLRSLRTIETPGFEALRSPLESTAIKVSGSSTVNVSPVNCKVERSSPVRPSPILNGVDPMGRSVEKPRTVEDVIERATKPWQLSEILDPVQCRSVTMPESTDSSSKVVRLLYTNSGVGILALGSNGTQKLWKWARNEQNPTGKATANVVPQHWQPNSGLLMTNDISGVNLEEAVPCIALSKNDSYVLSACGGKVSLFNMMTFKVMTTFMPPPPASTFLAFHPQDNNIIAIGMEDSTIHIYNVRVDEVKSKLKGHQKRITGLAFSTNLNILVSSGADAQLCVWSIDTWEKRKSIPIQLPAGKAPVGDTRVQFHSDQLRLLVVHETQLAIYDASKMERIRQWVPQDVLHAPISYAAYSCNSQLIYATFCDANIGVFDADSLRLRCRIAPSICLSPAALNGSPSLYPLVVAAHPLEPNQFAVGLTDGSVKVIEPSESEGKWGSSPPMDNGIMNGRTASSSTTSNHTADQAQR; from the exons ATGTCTTCTCTGAGCAGAGAATTGGTGTTTCTCATACTTCAGTTTTTGGAGGAAGAGAAATTCAAAGAATCTGTACACAA GCTTGAGAAAGAATCTGGATTCTTTTTCAATATGAAGTACTTTGAGGAAAAAGTGCAGGCTGGTGAGTGGGAAGAGGTTGAGAAGTATTTATCTGGGTTTACCAAAGTTGATGATAATAGATACTCAATGAAAATATTCTTTGAAATTAGGAAACAAAAATATCTGGAAGCACTTGATCG gcAAGACAAGGCAAAGGCTGTTGAGATATTAGCTGGTGATTTAAAAATGTTCTCCACCTTCAATGAGGAGCTGTACAAAGAAATAACGCAGTTATTAACTCTTAATAATTTCAg GGAGAACGAGCAGCTGTCCAAGTACGGCGACACCAAAACTGCTCGAAGCATTATGCTGATAGAGCTGAAAAAACTCATAGAGGCAAATCCTCTTTTCCGTGATAAGCTTATCTTCCCCACCCTTAAGTCATCAAGACTGAGAACTTTAATCAATCAAAG TCTAAACTGGCAGCACCAGCTCTGCAAAAACCCAAGGCCAAATCCAGATATTAAGACTTTATTCACAGATCACACATGTGCACCTCCAAATGGTCCTCTGGCACCTACACCCGTCAATCTTCCAATTGCTGCAGTTGCAAAGCCCGCTGCTTATACTTCTCTTGGAGCTCACGGT cCCTTCCCACCAGCTGCTGCAACGGCCAATGCTAATGCTTTGGCTGGTTGGATGGCCAATGCCTCAGCTTCATCATCTGTCCAAGCAGCTATTGTCACGGCATCAACCATACCTGTCCCACAGAGTCAAG TGTCTATCTTGAAACGTCCTAGAACACCTCCTGCAACTTCTGCCATGGTTGATTATCAGAATACTGATCATGAACCACTAATGAAAAGGCTTCGTTCTGGTCATTCTGTAGAGGAG GTTTCTTATCCCTTGGCTCGACAAGCCTCTTGGTCACTGGATGATCTGCCAAGAACTGTGACTATGACATTGCATCAAGGATCCTCTGTGAAAAGCATGGATTTTCATCCTTCTCATCATACCTTACTTCTTG TTGGTTCAAACAATGGAGAAATTACCCTCTGGGAACTCAGTTTGCGAGAAAAGTTGGTCTCAAAGCCATTCAAAATATGGGATGTGTCTGCATGTTCATTACCATTTCAG gctgctgctgctgctgcgaAGGATGCACCTATTTCTGTCAGTCGGGTCACATGGAGCCCTGATGGAAGTTTTGTAGGTACGGAACATTATGTTTCTAAAACCATTTTTGAAGCTGTCAGTAAATATCTAACTGGTTGCTTTTCTGTAGGTATTGCTTTTACTAAACATTTGATTCACCTGTATGCTTACACCGGATCAAATGAGCTAACCCAGCGTATAGag GTTGATGCTCATGTTGGGGGTGTGAATGACTTGGCATTTGCTCATCCAAACAAACAGCTGTGTATTGTGACTTGTGGGGATGATAAGTTGATAAAG GTATGGGATTTAAATGGACGCAAACTGTTCAGCTTTGAGGGGCACGAGGCACCTGTATATTCCATCTGTCCCCATCACAAAGAGAGCATTCAG TTCATATTTTCAACTGCCATTGATGGGAAAATAAAGGCATGGTTATACGACAACATGGGTTCTAGGGTTGACTATGATGCCCCTGGCAACTGGTGCACCACAATGCTTTATAGTGCTGATGGAACTAG GTTATTTTCTTGTGGGACAAGTGAAGATGGAGAGTCTTTTCTTGTTGAATGGAATGAAAGTGAAGGAGCCATCAAGAGAACATACAATGGGTTTAGAAAAAAATCTGCTGGCGTTGTGCAGTTTGACACAACCCAAAACCGCTTTTTGGCTGCAGGTGAAGATGGTCAAGTTAAGTTTTGGGACATGGACAATGTTAATCTTGTTATAAGTACTGATGCCAATGGAGGATTACAG AGCCTTCCACGGTTGAGATTCAACAAGGAAGGAAATATTCTGGCGGTTACTACAGTGGACAATGGATTCAAGATACTTGCTAATGCTTCTGGTCTTAGATCTTTAAGAACCATTGAAACTCCCGGATTTGAAGCATTGAGGTCACCCCTTGAATCAACTGCAATTAAG GTATCTGGCTCTTCTACTGTTAATGTTAGTCCTGTCAACTGTAAAGTGGAAAGAAGCTCCCCTGTCAGGCCTTCTCCAATTCTT AATGGAGTTGATCCCATGGGCCGAAGTGTGGAAAAACCAAGAACTGTGGAAGATGTAATAGAGAGAGCTACTAAACCATGGCAACTATCTGAAATTCTGGATCCTGTCCAATGTCGGTCAGTTACCATGCCTGAAAGCACAGATTCATCCAGCAAG GTTGTTAGACTTTTATATACAAACTCTGGCGTTGGTATTTTAGCACTTGGTTCAAATGGTACCCAGAAGCTTTGGAAATGGGCTCGCAATGAACAGAATCCTACTGGGAAG GCTACAGCCAATGTTGTTCCACAGCATTGGCAACCCAACAGTGGTCTTCTTATGACTAATGATATATCGGGTGTCAACCTTGAAGAAGCAGTCCCTTGCATTGCACTCTCAAAAAATGACTCATACGTTTTGTCTGCTTGTGGTGGAAAGGTTTCCCTATTTAACATGATGACATTCAAG GTAATGACAACATTCATGCCACCACCTCCTGCTTCTACCTTCTTAGCTTTCCATCCCCAGGATAACAACATTATCGCCATTGGGATGGAGGATTCAACCATTCATATCTATAATGTCAGAGTGGACGAG GTGAAATCAAAATTGAAGGGTCACCAGAAGCGTATTACTGGTTTAGCTTTTTCAACCAATCTTAACATACTGGTTTCATCTGGTGCTGATGCTCAA CTTTGTGTATGGAGCATTGATACATGGGAGAAAAGAAAATCAATTCCAATACAACTACCCGCAGGAAAGGCACCTGTTGGTGATACACGAGTACAGTTCCATTCTGATCAACTTCGTTTGTTGGTAGTCCATGAGACTCAGTTGGCAATATATGATGCTTCTAAGATGGAACGGATTCGGCAG TGGGTACCCCAAGATGTGCTGCATGCCCCAATATCATATGCAGCCTATTCCTGCAACAGTCAGTTAATTTATGCTACATTTTGTGATGCCAACATTGGTGTGTTTGATGCTGATAGCTTGAGGCTTAGATGTCGAATTGCACCGTCAATATGCTTGTCACCGGCAGCTTTAAATGG AAGTCCATCTTTGTACCCTCTTGTGGTCGCCGCACATCCACTAGAACCTAATCAGTTTGCTGTTGGTTTGACGGATGGATCTGTGAAAGTGATAGAACCAAGTGAATCAGAGGGTAAGTGGGGATCCTCCCCACCTATGGACAATGGAATAATGAATGGTAGAACAGCATCATCATCTACAACAAGCAACCACACTGCTGATCAGGCTCAAAGATGA